One window of the Shewanella khirikhana genome contains the following:
- a CDS encoding substrate-binding periplasmic protein — protein MLRVPSPKLLPRSRLWMSLVLLALLTAALLPSAVLSAPLRIGFHEFAPFSYNDNGQPTGALIELTRVVCNALPEGCELRLVPTPRAKQLLASGEVDALFLGWNEERAQHMLFSLPLLETEYGFYSRPPFAPQALTALAEHKVGVFVPSNTHFELVKLNQGLKTQHGQGFQIVEFPQGNELPLRMLQKGRFHAYFVNRDVGAWYAAKEGIGPLNFLPAVSGVQYCLAFEPKPGQRERVARFNRLIVKLMAQGAFDTILSQWQMSPTSVSFPPDPSWNMPF, from the coding sequence ATGTTGCGAGTGCCAAGCCCAAAGCTGCTGCCAAGATCCCGGCTGTGGATGTCGCTGGTGCTGCTCGCCTTGCTGACTGCCGCCCTACTGCCCAGCGCCGTGCTCAGCGCGCCGCTGCGTATCGGCTTCCATGAATTTGCTCCCTTCAGTTACAACGACAACGGCCAGCCCACAGGCGCGCTGATTGAGCTCACCCGGGTGGTGTGCAATGCCCTGCCGGAGGGCTGTGAACTGCGGCTGGTGCCTACCCCCCGCGCCAAACAGCTGCTGGCCAGTGGTGAAGTCGACGCGCTGTTTCTGGGCTGGAACGAGGAGCGGGCGCAACACATGTTGTTTTCGCTGCCGTTATTGGAAACCGAATACGGCTTCTACAGCCGCCCACCCTTCGCTCCCCAGGCTCTTACGGCACTCGCTGAGCACAAGGTAGGGGTGTTTGTCCCCTCCAATACTCACTTTGAACTGGTCAAACTGAACCAAGGTCTAAAAACACAGCACGGCCAGGGATTTCAGATTGTAGAGTTCCCTCAGGGAAATGAACTGCCGCTGCGGATGCTGCAAAAGGGGCGTTTTCATGCGTATTTCGTTAATCGGGACGTGGGCGCCTGGTATGCCGCCAAAGAGGGTATCGGGCCGCTGAACTTCCTGCCGGCGGTGTCTGGGGTTCAGTATTGTCTGGCCTTTGAGCCCAAGCCCGGTCAGCGGGAACGGGTGGCCCGCTTTAACCGCCTGATTGTCAAACTCATGGCCCAGGGCGCCTTTGATACCATCCTGAGCCAGTGGCAGATGTCGCCAACTTCCGTCTCTTTTCCACCCGATCCCAGCTGGAACATGCCCTTCTGA
- a CDS encoding EAL domain-containing protein, whose protein sequence is MWFLSCALMAFGLSAWFAVQEAKQDVRVLAEFANKRLTGLIHVAQDINQRMLSSSDEDECRRLAQLAAFREYFRGSLLLKGDTFYCSSKFGQIAEPKESILPLWDLSDGAVFAVPGTPALPDSPAIVVVARDAGRDFTVVSVLDAQLMLDGFQTPLELPIARIRLFDNQLTSLTPGLEVYHSAYAGIRLLLESNPEYAKNNFWHYLVLMLPVCLLLAFGGWQWWRKYRLRRGSMVDDIQRGLTAGEFYLAYQPVLKTCGQVAGTEALLRWRHPELGAVRPDIFIPLAEEHGLMPALTERVFSLAMADFADLHFPEGFKLGFNLSAAQLALGGGSNFAELQRSLSTAGVQTLLEITERTLIAPDIAGQIEGFRRQGVLIAIDDFGTGQTSLALLQTLPLDYLKIDKCFVDTIGRDDMSTHVLDSIIALSHKLEYLIVAEGVETQAQAEYLSTAGVHFLQGFLFARPMPITELLPWLSAHQLQLENPQQTATAADIQPA, encoded by the coding sequence TTGTGGTTTCTCAGCTGCGCGCTGATGGCCTTTGGGCTCAGTGCCTGGTTTGCTGTGCAGGAAGCAAAGCAAGACGTTCGGGTGTTGGCGGAATTTGCCAACAAACGCCTGACCGGTCTCATCCATGTGGCGCAGGATATCAACCAACGCATGTTAAGCAGCAGCGACGAAGATGAGTGTCGCAGGCTGGCGCAGCTGGCCGCCTTCAGGGAATATTTTCGTGGCAGTCTGCTGCTCAAGGGCGACACCTTTTATTGCTCGTCCAAGTTTGGCCAGATAGCCGAGCCTAAAGAAAGCATTCTGCCGCTGTGGGATCTGAGCGACGGTGCCGTGTTTGCCGTGCCCGGCACCCCGGCCTTGCCCGACAGTCCGGCGATTGTGGTGGTTGCCAGGGACGCCGGACGTGACTTCACCGTGGTGTCGGTGCTGGATGCCCAGCTGATGCTGGACGGTTTTCAAACCCCGCTTGAGCTGCCCATAGCCCGCATTCGTCTGTTCGATAACCAGCTGACAAGCCTCACACCCGGGCTGGAAGTGTATCACTCGGCCTACGCCGGAATACGACTGCTGCTGGAGTCCAATCCCGAATACGCCAAAAACAACTTCTGGCATTATCTGGTCCTGATGCTGCCTGTGTGTTTATTGCTGGCCTTTGGCGGTTGGCAGTGGTGGCGTAAATACCGTTTACGCCGCGGCTCCATGGTGGACGACATACAGCGCGGACTGACGGCAGGTGAGTTTTATCTGGCCTATCAGCCGGTATTGAAGACCTGTGGTCAGGTGGCTGGTACCGAAGCGCTGCTGCGCTGGCGCCACCCTGAGCTGGGTGCCGTCAGGCCGGACATTTTCATCCCCCTCGCCGAAGAGCACGGCTTGATGCCAGCGCTCACCGAGCGGGTGTTCAGCCTGGCCATGGCAGATTTTGCCGATCTGCACTTTCCCGAGGGGTTCAAACTTGGCTTCAATCTGTCGGCGGCCCAGCTAGCCCTGGGCGGTGGCAGCAACTTCGCCGAACTGCAACGCAGCTTATCGACCGCTGGGGTACAAACCCTGCTGGAGATCACCGAGCGCACCCTGATAGCCCCGGACATTGCCGGGCAGATCGAAGGCTTTCGCCGCCAGGGCGTGTTGATTGCCATCGACGATTTCGGCACCGGCCAAACATCGCTGGCACTGCTGCAAACCCTGCCGCTGGATTATCTGAAAATCGACAAGTGCTTTGTAGACACCATTGGCCGCGACGATATGAGCACCCATGTGCTCGACAGCATCATTGCCTTGTCGCACAAGCTGGAATACCTGATTGTGGCCGAAGGGGTGGAAACCCAGGCGCAGGCCGAGTACCTGAGCACCGCGGGCGTGCATTTTTTGCAGGGCTTTTTGTTTGCGCGCCCTATGCCGATAACCGAGCTGTTACCCTGGCTGAGTGCGCACCAGCTGCAGCTTGAAAATCCGCAGCAAACGGCAACCGCAGCAGACATTCAGCCCGCCTGA
- the rsmI gene encoding 16S rRNA (cytidine(1402)-2'-O)-methyltransferase — protein sequence MSLPPALYIVPTPIGNLGDMSPRAVEILQSVSLIACEDTRHSGKLFSHFGINTRTTSVHDHNERARAQWIIEKLAAGEAVALVSDAGTPLISDPGYHLVSQVREAGFKVVPLPGPCAAITALSASGLPSDRFSFEGFLPAKDKGRTDKLTALREDPRTLIFYESPHRILQTLESLVAVFGADRPMVMARELSKTFETFISGTTAEVLAAVQADSNQQKGEMVLMCHGFVAEEDEEAIPAKAMETLGLLAAELPLKKAAAIAAQIHDLKKNALYKAGLAAGL from the coding sequence ATGTCCCTGCCCCCAGCGCTTTATATCGTTCCGACCCCCATAGGTAACCTGGGGGACATGAGCCCGAGGGCCGTTGAAATCCTCCAGTCGGTGAGTTTGATTGCCTGCGAAGACACCCGTCACTCCGGGAAATTATTCAGCCATTTTGGCATCAACACCCGCACCACCTCGGTGCATGACCATAACGAGCGCGCCCGTGCCCAATGGATTATTGAGAAGTTGGCTGCGGGTGAAGCTGTGGCGCTGGTGAGCGATGCCGGTACGCCGCTGATTTCAGACCCTGGTTATCATCTGGTGTCCCAGGTGCGTGAAGCAGGCTTTAAGGTGGTGCCACTGCCGGGCCCCTGCGCAGCCATCACGGCGCTGAGTGCCTCGGGGCTGCCGTCGGACCGTTTCTCGTTCGAAGGCTTCCTGCCCGCCAAAGATAAGGGCCGCACCGATAAACTCACTGCGCTGCGGGAAGATCCGCGCACCCTGATTTTTTACGAGTCTCCCCACCGTATTTTGCAAACGCTCGAATCTCTGGTGGCGGTCTTCGGTGCCGACAGACCCATGGTGATGGCCCGCGAACTCAGCAAAACCTTCGAAACCTTTATCAGCGGTACCACCGCTGAGGTGCTCGCGGCGGTTCAGGCCGACAGCAATCAACAGAAGGGTGAAATGGTGCTGATGTGCCACGGTTTTGTGGCCGAAGAAGACGAAGAAGCCATTCCCGCCAAGGCGATGGAAACCTTAGGCCTGTTGGCGGCCGAGCTGCCACTGAAAAAGGCCGCGGCCATTGCGGCGCAAATCCACGACCTGAAGAAAAACGCCCTCTATAAGGCGGGTCTGGCAGCAGGGCTGTAA
- a CDS encoding penicillin-binding protein activator — protein MLKSRNQLKLAGVALFLSLLAGCGSTPRTDVSQPQGSVSLVKAELSSTQYLALAESTRDNQSRSRYQLLAAHAMLNEGNPQGAAQLLGSIKAGLAQDTEIQAEFKYLTARALEQNGELAAALKALTYPSHWKLPDWQWVSYHQLRSQLFRAQKQPMEEVRELAELGKYLSPAEAAEVNDRLWKTLAPMHEETIEAFMQDARSPLYKGWLQLAFIAKHYAIDPQTLVRYLGDWQRENPFHPAAARLPTDLDRALNAKPYNTGNVAVLLPLSGNAAAAGYAIKQGILAGYLAADDQHRTVNFYDSAANPVAAYQQALAEGANFIIGPLLPAAIEAIEAMAKTPEQQLVPRLYLNQLGQFSADIDKFFFSLSPSEEASDAAERLYRDGVEKPLLLASADATGRRMAEAFNQTWQKQTQDPAEVHYFEQGNEMKLTVQRALGVLDSQARIARMKEIMGRKLEAEFRSREDIDAIYMIASPKEIQLLKPFIDVSFSVFADPVPMYTSSRARPQDNSHQVPQEFNNVMVSDIPWLMQISDEARDVNALWPSWNNGQKRLFIMGWDALDLVDKLAQMRAFPGYQFQGRGGVLSVTHEGVIKRQLSWGKIQRGVLRPL, from the coding sequence GTGTTGAAAAGCCGGAATCAATTGAAACTCGCAGGTGTTGCCCTGTTCCTGTCTTTATTGGCAGGTTGCGGCAGCACACCAAGGACAGATGTAAGCCAACCTCAGGGATCCGTTTCTTTGGTCAAGGCCGAACTTTCATCCACTCAGTACCTGGCACTGGCCGAGTCGACGCGGGATAACCAGTCCCGCAGCCGCTACCAGTTGCTGGCCGCCCATGCGATGCTGAACGAGGGCAACCCGCAGGGTGCCGCCCAGTTACTTGGCTCCATTAAGGCCGGTTTGGCGCAGGACACGGAAATTCAGGCGGAATTCAAGTATCTCACCGCCCGTGCCCTGGAGCAAAACGGCGAGTTGGCAGCCGCCCTGAAAGCGCTGACTTACCCCAGCCACTGGAAACTGCCCGACTGGCAGTGGGTTTCCTATCACCAGCTGCGCTCGCAGCTGTTCCGGGCGCAAAAGCAGCCTATGGAAGAGGTGCGAGAACTGGCGGAGCTGGGCAAGTATTTAAGCCCCGCCGAGGCGGCCGAAGTTAACGACCGGCTCTGGAAAACCCTGGCACCGATGCATGAAGAAACCATCGAAGCCTTTATGCAGGATGCCCGCTCACCGCTTTACAAAGGCTGGCTGCAGCTTGCCTTTATCGCCAAACATTATGCGATAGACCCTCAGACACTGGTGCGCTACCTGGGCGACTGGCAACGGGAAAACCCCTTCCACCCCGCTGCTGCCAGACTGCCAACCGATTTGGATCGCGCCCTCAATGCCAAGCCATACAACACCGGCAATGTGGCTGTGCTGCTGCCCTTGTCCGGAAACGCCGCCGCGGCAGGTTACGCCATCAAGCAGGGTATTCTGGCTGGCTATCTGGCGGCGGATGATCAGCACCGCACCGTGAATTTTTACGACAGCGCCGCCAATCCGGTGGCAGCTTACCAGCAAGCGCTGGCCGAAGGTGCCAACTTTATCATCGGCCCTTTGCTGCCTGCGGCTATCGAAGCCATTGAGGCCATGGCCAAGACCCCCGAGCAGCAGCTGGTGCCGCGCCTGTATCTGAACCAGCTGGGTCAGTTCAGCGCCGATATCGACAAGTTCTTCTTCTCGCTGTCTCCTTCAGAAGAAGCCAGTGACGCCGCCGAGCGCCTGTACCGCGATGGCGTGGAAAAACCTTTACTGCTGGCCAGTGCCGATGCCACCGGTCGCCGTATGGCCGAGGCCTTTAACCAAACCTGGCAAAAGCAAACCCAGGACCCGGCCGAAGTGCATTATTTCGAGCAGGGCAATGAAATGAAGCTCACTGTGCAGCGCGCCCTGGGCGTGCTCGACAGCCAGGCGCGCATTGCCCGCATGAAGGAAATCATGGGACGTAAACTCGAAGCCGAGTTTCGCTCCCGCGAGGACATAGACGCCATCTACATGATTGCCAGTCCTAAAGAAATTCAGCTGCTTAAGCCATTTATTGATGTGAGCTTCTCGGTGTTTGCCGATCCTGTGCCCATGTATACCTCGAGCCGTGCGCGGCCACAGGACAACAGCCATCAGGTGCCGCAGGAATTCAACAATGTGATGGTGAGTGACATCCCTTGGCTGATGCAAATCTCCGACGAGGCCCGCGACGTCAACGCCCTGTGGCCAAGCTGGAATAACGGCCAGAAGCGCCTGTTTATTATGGGCTGGGATGCATTGGATCTGGTGGATAAGCTGGCACAGATGCGCGCCTTCCCCGGTTATCAGTTCCAGGGTCGTGGCGGCGTGTTGTCGGTCACCCATGAAGGCGTTATCAAACGTCAGCTCTCCTGGGGCAAAATCCAGCGAGGCGTGCTGAGGCCGCTGTGA
- a CDS encoding YraN family protein — MNTGQLAEEMAVKHLLKQGLKLEARNVRYPFGELDLVMRDGRTWVFVEVKFRTPKGFGDALDALSHAQQGRLRRAANHFLQCHRIDAPCRFDVVAITGDQLTWLKDAF, encoded by the coding sequence GTGAACACAGGCCAGCTTGCCGAGGAAATGGCAGTAAAGCACCTGCTTAAACAGGGGCTTAAGCTTGAAGCGCGCAATGTGCGTTATCCCTTCGGTGAGCTGGATCTGGTGATGCGTGATGGTCGAACCTGGGTGTTCGTGGAGGTAAAATTCCGCACGCCGAAAGGGTTCGGCGATGCGCTTGATGCCCTATCCCATGCCCAGCAAGGCCGTCTGAGACGCGCCGCCAACCACTTTTTGCAATGCCATCGCATTGATGCTCCCTGCCGTTTTGATGTGGTTGCCATTACCGGCGATCAGCTGACCTGGCTCAAAGATGCCTTTTAG
- a CDS encoding phosphoheptose isomerase encodes MLERIKDSFTESIQTKIDAAEALPDSIAKAAEMMVGCLLGGNKILACGNGGSAGDAQHFSAELLNRYEVERPPLPAIALTTDSSTLTAIANDYSYDEVFSKQILALGQPGDILLAISTSGNSSNVIKAMEAALSRDMTIVALTGKDGGAMAGLLGASDVEIRVPSNVTARIQEVHLLVIHCLCDNIDRTLFPQDEQA; translated from the coding sequence ATGTTAGAACGTATCAAAGACAGCTTTACCGAGTCGATCCAGACCAAGATCGATGCCGCAGAAGCCCTGCCAGACTCCATTGCCAAGGCGGCTGAAATGATGGTTGGCTGCCTGCTGGGCGGTAACAAGATCCTCGCCTGTGGTAACGGCGGCAGCGCCGGTGATGCCCAACATTTCTCGGCCGAACTGCTTAACCGCTATGAAGTAGAACGTCCACCGCTGCCTGCGATTGCGCTGACCACGGACAGCTCTACCCTGACCGCCATTGCCAACGATTACAGCTACGACGAAGTGTTCTCGAAGCAAATTCTGGCACTGGGTCAGCCCGGTGACATACTGCTGGCCATCTCCACCAGTGGTAACTCATCCAACGTGATTAAAGCCATGGAAGCAGCCCTGAGCCGCGACATGACCATTGTGGCCCTGACCGGCAAAGACGGCGGCGCCATGGCGGGCCTTTTGGGTGCCAGCGACGTGGAAATCCGCGTGCCATCCAACGTCACTGCCCGCATTCAGGAAGTGCACCTTTTGGTGATCCACTGCCTGTGCGACAATATCGACCGCACACTGTTCCCACAGGACGAACAGGCATGA
- a CDS encoding BON domain-containing protein encodes MTRLLLTALACITLTGCAGAVMVGAVGGAVMANDERSISTQLDDTNADFVIASALMKDEELKAKTNITAVVVNTSVLMIGQAPNSTLRDKAVKIVQDLKLGGKIHNQIRIGNPTSFTTRSNDTWITTKVKGRMLNEKTLDITRVKVVTENGEVFLLGLIPRSQADLAVDVARNTAGVRKVIKVFEYVE; translated from the coding sequence ATGACCCGACTGCTGCTGACCGCTCTCGCCTGTATCACACTCACCGGTTGTGCCGGCGCCGTGATGGTGGGCGCCGTCGGTGGCGCCGTGATGGCCAATGACGAACGCTCCATATCAACGCAGCTGGATGACACCAACGCCGACTTTGTGATTGCCAGCGCCTTGATGAAAGACGAAGAGTTGAAAGCCAAAACCAATATCACCGCCGTGGTCGTCAATACCAGCGTGCTGATGATAGGTCAGGCTCCCAACTCGACTCTGAGAGATAAAGCGGTGAAAATCGTGCAGGATCTGAAGCTTGGCGGCAAAATCCACAATCAGATCCGCATTGGCAACCCCACGTCTTTTACCACCCGCAGCAACGACACCTGGATCACCACCAAGGTGAAGGGACGAATGCTGAATGAAAAGACGCTGGATATTACCCGGGTGAAAGTGGTGACCGAAAACGGCGAAGTCTTCCTGCTGGGGCTGATCCCCCGCTCGCAGGCCGACCTGGCGGTGGATGTTGCCCGTAACACCGCCGGTGTGCGTAAGGTCATTAAGGTTTTTGAGTACGTCGAGTAA
- a CDS encoding DMT family transporter codes for MQRATLIGLGLLIFGNIFSALYDVSVKWLPDDANGASFLLLRQLTSVLMLLPLWWLAGRPATNHLPLHLWRAGIGVVGALFLILGLMALPLATVSSLFYSAPLMIMLLGWWLLGERVSAGQWVCALLGFAGVLIILAPTELGWAGLMVLGAALTFSLCQLSLRKLPVTESPVLTMLLYNLLGLPIALIFAAFNNFAGFSWSLLWVALASNLFLMAYHWFCVLAYRRARAADIAVAEYSGLLFIVTLGWLWFDEWPGEAVWWGAALVVLPSAVYPLLARLWQARGNSALIRRTQRP; via the coding sequence GTGCAAAGAGCCACCCTGATTGGCCTGGGATTGCTGATATTCGGCAATATCTTCAGCGCCCTGTATGACGTATCGGTGAAGTGGCTGCCTGACGATGCCAATGGGGCCAGTTTTTTGCTGCTGCGCCAGCTCACCTCGGTACTTATGTTGTTGCCACTCTGGTGGCTTGCCGGGCGTCCGGCGACCAATCATCTTCCGCTCCACCTTTGGCGCGCCGGCATAGGTGTTGTTGGCGCGCTCTTTTTAATTCTTGGGCTGATGGCGCTGCCATTGGCGACCGTGAGTTCGCTGTTCTATTCCGCGCCGCTGATGATCATGCTGCTGGGTTGGTGGCTGCTGGGCGAGCGGGTGAGTGCCGGCCAATGGGTGTGTGCTCTCCTGGGCTTTGCCGGGGTGCTGATTATTCTGGCGCCAACCGAACTGGGCTGGGCCGGACTTATGGTGCTGGGCGCTGCGCTGACCTTCTCGCTGTGTCAGTTGTCGTTAAGAAAGTTGCCGGTGACTGAAAGCCCTGTGTTGACCATGCTGCTGTACAACCTGCTGGGGCTGCCAATCGCGCTTATCTTTGCCGCATTCAATAACTTTGCCGGTTTCAGTTGGTCGCTGCTGTGGGTGGCGCTGGCGAGCAATCTGTTCCTGATGGCCTATCACTGGTTTTGCGTATTGGCGTATCGCCGGGCGCGTGCGGCCGACATCGCTGTGGCCGAATACAGTGGCCTGCTGTTTATCGTGACGCTGGGCTGGCTTTGGTTCGATGAATGGCCTGGAGAGGCCGTGTGGTGGGGGGCTGCGCTGGTGGTGTTGCCGTCGGCGGTGTATCCCCTGCTTGCCCGCCTGTGGCAGGCCAGAGGAAACTCAGCACTTATTCGACGCACTCAAAGACCTTAA
- a CDS encoding LysR substrate-binding domain-containing protein: MRKLPPLRALQVFEAAARHLHFSRAATELCLTQSAVSHQVRALEQHLGQPLFSRKGRELTLTGKGQQLFLGVQSALDGLDSLCRQLNEGDSRELRLAVYSSFAVKWLIPRLSDFRRQHPGVRIHLEMVSGDPQISDQVADMFICGVQQQKGFWQTLLRPERLIPVCSPPLAQMLKSTLGESLTLPASLDSLPLLSVDEVDIGPDWQRWAETRQLPLSCSQLQSYSHVLLAIEAAIAGQGVALACDFIVEADIAAGKLVALPWPALETGFGFHFGCRERRLNEPAMAAFASWIKAQAGAETI, encoded by the coding sequence ATGCGTAAACTGCCGCCGTTAAGGGCGCTTCAGGTATTTGAAGCGGCTGCCCGCCATCTGCATTTTTCCCGCGCGGCGACCGAGCTGTGCCTGACTCAAAGCGCAGTCTCGCATCAGGTGCGGGCGCTGGAGCAGCATCTGGGGCAACCGCTTTTCAGCCGTAAAGGGCGGGAGCTGACACTGACAGGCAAAGGTCAGCAGCTGTTTTTGGGGGTGCAGTCGGCGCTGGATGGACTCGACAGCCTGTGCCGTCAGCTCAATGAAGGCGACAGCCGTGAACTGAGGCTGGCGGTGTACAGCTCGTTTGCGGTGAAGTGGCTTATTCCGCGGCTGAGTGATTTCCGGCGCCAGCATCCGGGGGTAAGAATTCACCTTGAAATGGTCAGTGGCGACCCGCAAATATCGGATCAGGTGGCGGACATGTTTATCTGCGGTGTGCAGCAACAAAAAGGCTTTTGGCAGACGCTGTTACGACCAGAGCGGCTGATCCCGGTTTGCAGCCCGCCATTGGCACAGATGCTCAAAAGCACCCTGGGCGAGTCGCTGACCCTACCTGCGAGTCTGGACAGCCTGCCGCTGCTGTCGGTGGATGAGGTCGATATTGGCCCTGACTGGCAGCGCTGGGCCGAGACCCGCCAATTGCCGCTGTCGTGCAGTCAACTGCAAAGCTACAGTCATGTGCTGCTGGCCATCGAGGCCGCCATTGCCGGACAGGGGGTGGCACTGGCCTGCGACTTCATTGTGGAGGCCGACATTGCCGCCGGTAAGTTGGTGGCCCTGCCCTGGCCCGCGCTGGAAACCGGTTTTGGCTTTCACTTTGGTTGCCGCGAGCGGCGTCTGAACGAGCCCGCCATGGCTGCCTTTGCCAGCTGGATAAAGGCGCAGGCCGGGGCCGAAACTATTTAA
- the trpS gene encoding tryptophan--tRNA ligase: MTKPIVLSGAQPSGELTIGNYMGALRQWVAMQDSHDCLYCVVDLHAITVRQDPVALREACLDTLALYLACGVDPKKSTVFIQSQVPQHTQLGWVLNCYTQMGELSRMTQFKDKSQKHANNINVGLFGYPVLMAADILVYQANQIPVGQDQKQHLELTRDIAIRFNNAYGDTFTVPEPFIPPVGAKVMSLQDPTKKMSKSDDNRNNVIGLLEDPKAVMKKLKKAMTDSDEPPVVRFDIDNKPGVANLLSLMSGVTGQSIASLEAEFEGKMYGHLKVACGEAVVGMLEPLQARFRELREDKTFLEAVMRDGAEKAQARAEVTIKKVYEKIGLLV; the protein is encoded by the coding sequence ATGACCAAACCCATTGTACTCAGCGGCGCGCAGCCATCCGGCGAGTTGACCATAGGCAACTACATGGGCGCACTCCGTCAGTGGGTGGCGATGCAGGACAGTCATGATTGCCTGTATTGCGTGGTGGATTTGCACGCTATCACTGTGCGTCAGGATCCGGTTGCCCTGCGCGAAGCTTGCCTCGACACCCTGGCGCTGTATCTGGCCTGCGGCGTCGATCCGAAAAAGAGCACTGTATTTATTCAGTCTCAGGTGCCGCAGCACACCCAACTGGGTTGGGTACTGAACTGCTACACCCAGATGGGTGAGCTGTCGCGTATGACTCAGTTCAAGGACAAGTCACAAAAACACGCCAACAACATCAACGTGGGCCTGTTTGGCTACCCGGTTCTGATGGCGGCTGACATTCTGGTGTACCAGGCCAACCAGATTCCGGTTGGTCAGGACCAAAAACAGCACCTCGAACTGACCCGCGATATCGCCATTCGTTTCAACAACGCCTATGGCGACACCTTCACCGTGCCTGAGCCTTTCATTCCACCTGTGGGTGCCAAGGTGATGTCGCTGCAGGACCCGACCAAGAAGATGTCCAAGTCAGATGACAACCGCAACAACGTGATTGGTCTTTTGGAAGATCCCAAAGCGGTGATGAAAAAGCTCAAGAAAGCCATGACCGACAGCGACGAGCCGCCAGTGGTGCGCTTCGATATCGACAACAAGCCCGGCGTGGCGAACCTGCTGAGCCTGATGTCCGGCGTGACCGGTCAGAGCATTGCGTCACTGGAAGCCGAGTTTGAAGGCAAGATGTATGGCCACCTCAAGGTTGCCTGCGGCGAAGCCGTAGTCGGTATGCTGGAGCCGCTGCAGGCCCGTTTCCGCGAGCTGCGTGAAGACAAAACCTTCCTCGAAGCCGTGATGCGCGATGGCGCCGAAAAGGCCCAGGCCCGCGCCGAAGTTACCATCAAGAAGGTATACGAGAAGATTGGTCTGCTGGTGTAA
- a CDS encoding phosphoglycolate phosphatase, producing MLLAERIRAIAFDLDGTLVDSVPDLAAATNDTLKELKLPQCSEDLVRTWVGNGARVLIARALTHALGRDVTGSMLDDAMPMFMQHYERHLERHSRLYDGVKETLNELSALGFRMAIVTNKPHKFTLPLLKAFGIENHFELILGGDSLARMKPDPLPLTHIMDSWALGPNELLMVGDSRNDILAAKAAGIASFGLTYGYNYGEDIGLSGPDAVCNTFAEILTRLKAAE from the coding sequence ATGCTGCTCGCTGAACGTATCCGTGCCATTGCATTTGATTTGGATGGCACCCTGGTGGACAGCGTGCCGGATCTCGCCGCTGCCACCAACGACACCTTAAAAGAGCTGAAGCTGCCCCAGTGCAGCGAAGATCTGGTACGTACCTGGGTAGGTAATGGCGCCCGGGTATTGATAGCCCGCGCCCTAACCCATGCCCTCGGCCGTGATGTTACCGGCTCCATGCTCGACGATGCCATGCCCATGTTTATGCAGCATTATGAGCGTCATCTTGAGCGTCACAGCCGCTTGTATGATGGGGTGAAAGAAACCCTCAATGAGCTGTCGGCACTTGGTTTCAGAATGGCGATTGTTACCAACAAGCCGCACAAGTTCACCTTGCCGCTGCTCAAAGCGTTCGGCATTGAAAACCATTTTGAGCTGATCCTCGGCGGCGACTCTCTGGCGCGGATGAAGCCGGACCCACTGCCGCTGACCCACATTATGGACAGCTGGGCCCTTGGTCCGAACGAGCTTCTGATGGTCGGCGACAGCCGCAACGATATTCTGGCTGCCAAAGCGGCTGGAATTGCATCCTTTGGCTTGACCTACGGCTACAACTACGGTGAAGATATTGGGCTTTCCGGCCCAGATGCCGTATGTAACACCTTTGCAGAGATCTTGACCCGCCTGAAGGCGGCAGAATAA
- the rpe gene encoding ribulose-phosphate 3-epimerase: MRPYLIAPSILSADFARLGDDVKAVLDAGADVVHFDVMDNHYVPNLTIGPMVCKALRDYGITADIDVHLMVKPVDRIIPDFAKAGASIITFHPEASEHVDRTLQLIRDHGCKAGLVFNPATPLHYLDYVMDKLDVILLMSVNPGFGGQSFIPATLDKLKQVRERIDASGFDIRLEVDGGVKEDNIAEIAAAGADMFVAGSAIFGKPDYKAVVDRMRAELAKVNA, encoded by the coding sequence ATGCGTCCTTACCTGATTGCTCCTTCGATTTTGTCTGCCGATTTCGCCCGTTTGGGTGACGATGTCAAAGCCGTGCTCGATGCCGGCGCCGATGTGGTTCACTTCGACGTGATGGACAACCACTATGTGCCTAACCTGACCATTGGCCCCATGGTGTGTAAAGCGCTGCGTGACTATGGCATCACTGCCGACATCGATGTGCACCTGATGGTAAAACCTGTCGACCGCATTATTCCTGATTTCGCCAAGGCCGGTGCGTCAATCATCACCTTCCATCCGGAAGCGTCCGAGCACGTTGACCGCACTCTGCAACTGATCCGCGACCACGGCTGTAAGGCTGGTCTGGTGTTTAACCCAGCCACCCCGCTGCACTACCTCGATTACGTGATGGATAAGCTGGATGTAATTTTGCTGATGTCAGTTAACCCGGGCTTTGGCGGTCAGTCTTTTATTCCTGCTACGCTGGACAAGCTCAAGCAGGTGCGTGAGCGCATCGATGCCAGCGGCTTTGATATCCGTCTCGAAGTCGATGGCGGCGTGAAAGAAGACAATATCGCAGAAATTGCTGCCGCCGGTGCCGACATGTTTGTCGCGGGCAGTGCCATTTTTGGCAAGCCGGATTACAAGGCCGTAGTAGACAGAATGCGCGCCGAGCTGGCCAAGGTGAACGCGTAA